A window of the Buchnera aphidicola (Tetraneura ulmi) genome harbors these coding sequences:
- a CDS encoding Rne/Rng family ribonuclease, whose protein sequence is MKRMLINAINSKEWRIALVDGKKLYNLDVDKPNSINEKKLNIYKGIIDRLEPSLDAVFINYGCKRNGFLPVKEISKNYFYKRNVTNNHIFFLKKGMDLIVQIEKEEEMNKGALLTTYISLVGSFLILMPNNPNVRGISKKIAKVHRNKLKEIFKYLIRPKNMGLIIRTAGLGKSLKILQNDLDKKLKQWKVITKTANTYSSPILLDQESNIINRSFRDDLDQDIEEIIIDNFKILDDVYHNMNILGRMDFLNKIKVFNKKIPLFSYFQIESQITSIFQRKIRLFSGGEIVIDSTEALTVIDVNSFQSNKGTRMKETALNTNLEAADEISRQIRLRNLGGLIVIDFIDMKLIHHQRIVENKIKKEVKKDKARIQVGLISRFGLLEMSRQKVKHSINKINDYICSRCSGTGILKRNIFL, encoded by the coding sequence ATGAAAAGAATGTTAATAAATGCTATTAATTCTAAAGAATGGAGAATAGCTTTAGTAGATGGAAAAAAATTATATAATTTAGATGTAGACAAACCTAATAGTATTAATGAAAAAAAATTAAATATATATAAAGGAATTATAGATAGACTAGAACCTAGTTTAGATGCTGTATTTATAAATTATGGTTGTAAAAGGAATGGTTTTTTACCTGTTAAAGAAATTTCTAAAAATTATTTTTATAAAAGAAATGTTACTAATAATCATATTTTTTTTTTAAAAAAAGGAATGGATTTAATTGTACAGATAGAAAAAGAAGAAGAAATGAATAAAGGTGCTTTATTAACAACATATATTAGTTTAGTTGGAAGTTTTTTAATTTTAATGCCAAATAATCCTAATGTTAGAGGAATTTCTAAAAAAATTGCAAAAGTTCATCGAAATAAATTAAAAGAAATTTTTAAATATTTAATTCGACCTAAAAATATGGGGTTAATAATTAGAACAGCTGGTTTAGGAAAATCTTTAAAAATTTTACAAAATGATTTGGATAAAAAATTAAAACAATGGAAAGTAATTACTAAAACAGCTAATACTTATTCGTCTCCAATTTTATTGGATCAAGAAAGTAACATTATTAATAGGTCTTTTAGAGATGATTTAGATCAAGACATAGAAGAAATTATAATTGATAATTTTAAAATATTAGATGATGTTTATCATAATATGAATATTTTAGGTCGTATGGATTTTTTAAATAAAATTAAAGTTTTCAATAAAAAAATTCCATTATTTAGTTATTTTCAAATTGAATCACAAATTACCTCTATATTTCAAAGAAAAATAAGATTATTTTCAGGAGGAGAAATTGTTATTGATTCCACAGAAGCATTAACTGTAATAGATGTTAATTCTTTTCAATCTAATAAAGGAACAAGAATGAAAGAAACAGCGTTAAATACTAATTTAGAAGCAGCTGATGAAATATCAAGACAAATTAGATTACGTAATTTAGGAGGTTTAATTGTAATAGATTTTATTGATATGAAATTAATTCATCATCAACGAATAGTTGAAAATAAAATAAAAAAAGAGGTAAAGAAAGATAAAGCTCGTATTCAAGTTGGTTTAATTTCTCGTTTTGGATTGTTAGAGATGTCTAGACAAAAAGTTAAACATTCAATAAATAAAATTAACGATTATATTTGTTCTAGATGTAGTGGAACAGGTATTTTAAAGAGAAATATTTTTCTTTAA
- a CDS encoding RluA family pseudouridine synthase, giving the protein MIKTTKKPHFLNVTEQMIPQRIDNFLISYMKLLSKNKIYKILRKGNVRVNKKRVLPKYKLKIGDKIRIPPIKKQYVNTIKKKNIQKNTDKKLLKKILFEDDDLIIINKPSGIAVHGGSGISTGIIEKFRLLRPLCKNLELVHRLDKETSGLLIMSKKRFALNFLHEQIRNKKIKKKYIALVHGNWPNSTNIINFPLLKKKLNINKNKKKVCVHKLGKPSETHFFVKKRFKNNTTLVYIYPITGRTHQIRVHSAHLNSPIVFDNRYGSKTLDRKIKKTNGPFHLLLHAKEIQFIHPKNKKKIILSAPLDKKFKNYLEYLYKI; this is encoded by the coding sequence ATGATAAAAACAACAAAAAAACCTCATTTTTTAAATGTAACTGAACAAATGATTCCACAAAGAATTGATAATTTTTTAATTTCTTATATGAAATTACTATCAAAAAATAAAATATATAAAATTTTAAGAAAGGGAAATGTTCGAGTAAATAAAAAAAGAGTTCTTCCAAAATACAAATTAAAAATTGGAGATAAAATTAGAATTCCTCCAATAAAAAAACAATATGTAAATACTATTAAAAAAAAAAATATACAAAAAAATACAGACAAAAAACTACTAAAAAAAATTTTATTTGAGGATGATGATTTAATTATTATAAATAAACCATCTGGAATAGCAGTACATGGAGGAAGCGGTATTTCAACAGGAATTATAGAAAAATTTCGTTTATTAAGACCATTATGCAAAAATTTAGAATTAGTACATCGATTAGATAAAGAAACTTCCGGTTTACTAATTATGTCAAAAAAAAGATTTGCTCTAAACTTTTTGCATGAACAAATAAGAAATAAAAAAATTAAAAAAAAATATATAGCATTAGTTCATGGAAATTGGCCTAATTCAACAAATATAATTAATTTTCCACTATTAAAAAAAAAATTGAATATAAATAAAAACAAAAAAAAAGTATGCGTGCACAAACTTGGAAAACCATCAGAAACACATTTTTTTGTAAAAAAAAGATTCAAAAATAACACTACTCTTGTTTATATATATCCTATAACTGGTAGAACACATCAAATTAGAGTCCATTCTGCACATTTAAATTCACCAATTGTTTTTGATAATCGTTATGGTTCTAAAACACTTGACAGAAAAATAAAAAAAACTAATGGTCCATTTCATTTACTATTACATGCAAAAGAAATACAATTTATACATCCAAAAAATAAAAAAAAAATTATATTATCAGCTCCTTTAGATAAAAAATTTAAAAATTATTTGGAATACTTATATAAAATTTAA
- the rpmF gene encoding 50S ribosomal protein L32 gives MAVQKNKPTRSKRGMRRSHDKIKTPTLSIDKHSKEMHIRHHITKKGYFKGKKVI, from the coding sequence ATGGCAGTACAAAAAAATAAACCAACTCGTTCTAAACGAGGAATGAGAAGATCTCACGATAAAATAAAAACACCTACTTTATCTATAGATAAACATTCAAAAGAAATGCATATTAGACATCACATAACTAAAAAAGGATACTTTAAAGGAAAAAAAGTGATTTAA
- a CDS encoding ACP S-malonyltransferase, whose protein sequence is MVAGHSLGEYSALVCSNSISFKDGLNIVVKRNKFMKEAAKNNPGSMMAIIGIKENIIKKICNIFFKNELVAISSVNSETEIVVSGNKKKLYKIEKICKLLGAKAVFHLSINIPSHCSLMKSASKKFSKFLNNFIFRKPDFPIINNVDIKYEKSDKKIKKALIRQLIEPINWKKSINFILKNKIFLFLEVGTSRVLSNLNKNIKNSISISLNDKKNFFLNNKKLIRK, encoded by the coding sequence ATGGTGGCAGGTCATAGTTTAGGAGAATATTCAGCATTAGTTTGTTCCAATTCTATTTCTTTCAAAGATGGATTAAACATTGTTGTAAAAAGAAATAAATTTATGAAAGAAGCAGCAAAAAATAATCCAGGTTCTATGATGGCAATAATTGGAATAAAAGAAAATATAATAAAAAAAATTTGTAATATTTTTTTTAAAAATGAGCTTGTTGCTATTTCCAGTGTAAATTCTGAAACTGAAATTGTTGTATCTGGAAATAAAAAAAAATTATATAAAATAGAAAAAATATGCAAATTATTAGGAGCTAAAGCTGTTTTTCATTTATCAATTAATATTCCATCTCATTGTTCTTTAATGAAAAGCGCATCAAAAAAATTTTCTAAATTTTTAAATAATTTTATTTTTAGAAAACCTGATTTTCCAATTATCAATAATGTTGATATAAAATATGAAAAATCTGATAAAAAAATAAAAAAAGCTCTAATAAGACAATTAATAGAACCAATAAACTGGAAAAAAAGTATAAATTTTATTTTAAAAAATAAAATTTTTTTATTTCTAGAAGTTGGAACTAGTAGAGTGCTATCAAATTTAAATAAAAATATAAAAAATTCTATTTCTATTTCTTTAAATGACAAAAAAAATTTTTTTTTAAATAATAAGAAATTAATTAGGAAGTAA
- the fabG gene encoding 3-oxoacyl-ACP reductase FabG, with amino-acid sequence MYQNKEIALVTGATGTIGQKIAKELSKNGKLVIGSSRTKNGVKKIKKILNKSGEGIIINVKDPNDIKKKINFINTKFGSIDILINNIGINYNNLLSKISNFEWEETLKINLTSVFYLSQSVIKKMIKKRKGRIITIGSIIGSIGNSGQISYSSSKSALIGFHKSLALEVASRKITVNIVSPGFIISNMTKKLDKKQLNTYLLKIPMQRFGKASDIANVVLFLSSNKSSYITGQVIHVNGGMQTT; translated from the coding sequence ATGTATCAAAATAAAGAAATAGCTTTAGTTACTGGAGCAACAGGTACAATAGGACAAAAAATAGCAAAAGAACTATCAAAAAATGGAAAACTAGTAATTGGTTCTAGTAGAACTAAAAATGGAGTTAAAAAAATTAAAAAAATACTAAATAAAAGTGGAGAGGGAATAATAATTAATGTTAAAGACCCTAATGATATTAAAAAAAAAATAAATTTTATAAATACTAAATTTGGATCTATCGATATTCTAATAAATAACATAGGAATTAATTACAATAATTTATTATCTAAAATTTCTAATTTTGAATGGGAAGAAACATTAAAAATTAATTTAACTTCAGTATTTTACCTTTCACAATCGGTAATAAAAAAAATGATAAAAAAAAGAAAAGGTAGAATAATTACAATAGGGTCTATTATTGGATCTATAGGAAACAGTGGGCAAATCAGCTATTCAAGCTCAAAATCTGCATTAATAGGTTTTCATAAATCACTCGCTTTAGAAGTTGCATCACGAAAAATAACCGTAAATATTGTATCTCCTGGGTTTATTATATCGAATATGACTAAAAAACTAGACAAAAAACAATTGAATACATACTTGTTAAAAATACCAATGCAACGTTTTGGAAAAGCTTCTGATATCGCTAATGTTGTATTATTTTTATCTTCAAATAAATCTTCATATATTACTGGACAAGTAATTCATGTTAATGGAGGAATGCAAACAACTTAA
- the acpP gene encoding acyl carrier protein, translating into MIDIEKKIKKIISVQLGKKIEKISRKSSYVKDLEADSLDMIEFVMNLEEKFKINIPDEDMQYIKTIEDTIKYIKSKIVN; encoded by the coding sequence ATGATAGATATTGAAAAAAAAATAAAGAAAATTATTTCTGTACAACTAGGAAAAAAAATAGAAAAAATATCTAGAAAATCATCTTATGTCAAAGATTTAGAAGCAGACTCTTTAGACATGATAGAATTTGTTATGAATCTAGAAGAAAAATTTAAAATTAATATTCCTGATGAAGATATGCAATATATAAAAACAATAGAAGATACAATTAAATATATAAAAAGTAAAATTGTTAATTGA
- the tmk gene encoding dTMP kinase, translating to MQNKFIVIEGIEGSGKTNACKQVEKSLKLFGINNSVLIREPGSTKIGEKIRKIVKEKNIDEKITKKTELLLMYAARTQLIETVIKPELKKGSWIISDRFDMSSIAYQGAGSRININLINNLKKFLVEPLYPDLILYLDIDPIIGLKRIKKNRKYLDRIEQKKISFFIRARKKYLELINLNPTAIKINANQKISIVNELVHKTVKKWLKKVKK from the coding sequence ATGCAAAATAAATTTATTGTAATTGAAGGAATAGAAGGATCAGGAAAAACAAATGCTTGTAAACAAGTCGAAAAATCTTTAAAATTATTTGGAATTAATAATTCCGTATTAATAAGAGAACCAGGTAGTACAAAAATAGGAGAAAAAATCAGAAAAATAGTAAAAGAAAAAAATATCGATGAAAAAATTACAAAGAAAACTGAACTTTTATTAATGTATGCAGCTAGAACACAATTAATTGAAACTGTAATAAAACCGGAATTAAAAAAAGGAAGTTGGATAATTAGTGATAGATTTGACATGTCTTCAATAGCTTATCAGGGAGCAGGGTCTAGAATAAATATAAATTTAATTAATAACCTAAAAAAATTTTTAGTAGAACCATTATATCCAGACTTGATTCTATATTTAGATATTGACCCAATAATAGGGTTAAAAAGAATAAAAAAAAATAGAAAATATTTAGATAGAATAGAACAAAAAAAAATTAGTTTTTTTATTCGTGCAAGAAAAAAATATTTAGAATTAATAAATTTAAATCCAACAGCAATAAAAATAAATGCAAATCAAAAAATTTCTATTGTAAATGAATTAGTACATAAAACCGTTAAAAAATGGTTGAAAAAAGTAAAAAAATGA
- a CDS encoding DNA polymerase III subunit delta' C-terminal domain-containing protein translates to MNLYSWHKKVYLEIIKQYKYKKSHHARMIISNQNLDIIKLVWNIAKWIFCSKKKKCSVCTSCLLMEANSHPDWYHIKKETNEESIGIDFINSLKKKILLTPQQKNGKVFFFQNSENLTTASVNSLLKIIEEPPKNTWFFFEYNNNYYIPETLKSRCLLHFLPPPTEKEGIIWLKNQFIITKQNNYLILLRTCNSSPIESKKLFQSIFWTLRLEFFFLLKEFINKGTIKPLISIISKKDNFLLINSICCILLDSIKYKNNLNKNLINLDQIELIKIFSKKHTFKCLNKSFKSWIKCYNRIVSITGINQELLIIEQFFYWKKILNTS, encoded by the coding sequence ATGAATTTATATTCTTGGCACAAAAAAGTTTATTTAGAAATAATTAAACAATATAAATATAAAAAAAGTCATCATGCTAGAATGATAATATCTAATCAAAACTTGGATATTATTAAATTAGTTTGGAATATTGCAAAATGGATTTTTTGTTCAAAAAAAAAAAAATGTTCAGTATGTACAAGTTGTTTATTAATGGAAGCCAATTCTCATCCAGATTGGTATCATATTAAAAAAGAAACTAATGAAGAAAGTATTGGAATAGATTTTATTAATTCTTTAAAAAAAAAAATTCTTCTTACACCGCAACAAAAAAATGGAAAAGTTTTCTTTTTTCAAAACTCTGAAAATCTAACAACAGCATCTGTTAACTCTTTACTAAAAATAATTGAAGAACCACCAAAAAATACTTGGTTTTTTTTTGAATATAATAATAATTATTATATTCCAGAAACTTTGAAGAGTAGATGTTTATTACATTTTTTACCACCTCCTACTGAAAAAGAAGGAATTATTTGGTTAAAGAATCAATTTATAATAACAAAACAAAATAATTATTTAATTTTATTAAGAACTTGTAATAGTTCTCCTATCGAATCAAAAAAACTATTTCAAAGTATCTTTTGGACATTAAGACTTGAGTTTTTCTTTTTATTAAAAGAATTTATAAATAAAGGTACTATAAAACCATTAATTTCAATTATTTCTAAAAAAGATAATTTTTTATTGATTAATAGTATTTGTTGTATTTTATTAGATTCAATAAAATACAAAAATAATCTAAATAAAAATTTGATTAATTTAGATCAAATAGAACTAATAAAAATCTTTTCTAAAAAACATACATTCAAATGTTTAAATAAATCATTTAAATCTTGGATAAAATGTTACAATAGAATTGTTTCTATTACAGGAATAAATCAAGAATTATTAATAATAGAACAATTTTTTTACTGGAAAAAAATATTAAATACATCTTAA
- a CDS encoding TatD family hydrolase — translation MHPLYVKKVETDSLNLEKFSKKKKVIAIGETGLDYFYNKTNIEFQKKSFRNHIQIAKKTKKPIIVHSRSSIQDTIKILKEEKANDCRGILHSFSEKKIKYAKQLLDLGFYISFSGIITFNKTDEIKKVLNYIPFESILLETDSPYLSPFPNRGKENQPAYLPYIAKRVAKIKKIKFENLINITTKNFYELFPKINS, via the coding sequence ATTCACCCATTATATGTTAAGAAAGTTGAAACCGATTCTTTAAATTTAGAAAAATTTTCAAAAAAAAAGAAAGTAATTGCAATAGGAGAAACTGGTTTAGATTATTTCTACAATAAAACAAATATAGAATTTCAAAAAAAATCATTTAGAAATCATATTCAAATAGCTAAAAAAACAAAAAAACCAATAATTGTACATTCAAGATCATCTATTCAAGATACTATTAAAATACTAAAAGAAGAAAAAGCAAATGATTGTAGAGGAATACTTCATTCTTTTTCTGAAAAAAAAATAAAATATGCGAAACAATTGCTAGATTTAGGATTTTATATATCATTTTCAGGAATAATTACTTTTAATAAAACTGATGAAATAAAAAAAGTTTTAAACTATATACCTTTTGAATCAATTTTACTTGAAACTGATTCACCATATTTATCTCCATTTCCAAATAGAGGAAAAGAAAACCAACCTGCATATTTACCTTATATAGCAAAACGTGTAGCTAAAATAAAAAAAATCAAGTTTGAAAATCTAATCAATATTACTACAAAAAATTTTTATGAATTATTTCCGAAAATTAATTCATAA
- the ptsG gene encoding PTS glucose transporter subunit IIBC, producing MLKNSFSSLQKIGKSLMLPVSVLPIAGILLGIGSVKFSFLPIIISNIMYKSGASVFFNMPLIFSIGVALGFTKNDGVSALAAVVSYGIMTSTISTISPLIIQIKNSNFQQENFYDTGIFGGILSGILSAYLFNKFYKIRLPEYLGFFSGKRFVPIISGFFSIILGIILSLIWPPIGHLIQLFSEWSAYQNPMLAFGIYGLIERSLVPFGLHHIWNVPFQMQIGNYTNSTGQIFHGDIARYMAGDPTAGKLSGGFLFKMYGLPGAALAIWKSSKKENQSKIAGMMIPSALTAFLTGITEPIEFSFLLISPLLYIIHAILSGLAFTICIFFDMRAGTSFSHGLIDFLILSGNSHRIWLFPIFGIIYLFLYYYIFYTLIKKLNLKTPGREKNIFFSKINNINEISKKLIIALGGRKNIENLDACITRIRITVIDINQVNVKKIKETGSAGVIISGVGIQIVFGTKSDQIKIKMEKYMKNQ from the coding sequence ATGTTAAAAAATTCATTTTCTAGTTTACAAAAAATAGGTAAATCATTAATGTTACCTGTTTCTGTATTACCTATTGCTGGAATTCTATTAGGAATAGGTTCAGTAAAATTTTCTTTTTTACCTATTATAATTTCAAATATCATGTATAAATCAGGGGCATCGGTGTTTTTTAACATGCCTTTAATATTTTCTATTGGAGTAGCTCTAGGATTTACTAAAAATGATGGAGTATCCGCATTAGCAGCTGTTGTATCATATGGAATTATGACTAGTACTATATCAACTATATCTCCATTAATAATACAAATAAAAAATTCAAATTTTCAACAAGAAAATTTTTATGATACTGGAATTTTTGGTGGCATCCTTTCAGGAATTTTATCTGCATATTTATTTAATAAATTTTATAAAATTCGTTTACCAGAATATCTAGGATTTTTTTCAGGAAAAAGATTTGTACCAATTATTTCTGGTTTTTTTTCAATAATTTTAGGAATTATATTATCTTTAATATGGCCTCCAATTGGACATTTAATTCAATTATTTTCAGAATGGTCTGCTTATCAAAATCCGATGTTAGCATTTGGAATTTATGGGTTAATTGAAAGATCTTTAGTTCCATTTGGTTTACATCATATCTGGAATGTACCATTTCAAATGCAAATTGGAAACTATACGAATTCAACAGGACAAATTTTTCATGGGGATATTGCAAGATATATGGCAGGAGACCCAACAGCCGGGAAACTCTCTGGAGGATTTTTATTTAAAATGTATGGTTTACCAGGAGCAGCTTTAGCTATTTGGAAATCCTCTAAAAAGGAAAATCAATCAAAAATTGCAGGAATGATGATTCCTAGTGCACTAACAGCATTTTTAACCGGGATTACTGAACCAATTGAATTTTCCTTTCTATTAATTTCTCCATTATTGTATATAATACATGCTATTTTATCTGGATTAGCTTTTACTATATGTATTTTTTTTGATATGAGAGCAGGTACTAGTTTTTCTCATGGTTTAATAGATTTTTTAATCTTAAGCGGAAACAGCCATCGAATTTGGCTATTTCCTATCTTTGGAATAATTTACTTATTTTTATACTATTATATATTTTACACGTTAATTAAGAAATTAAATTTAAAAACCCCAGGAAGAGAGAAAAATATTTTTTTTTCTAAAATTAATAACATAAATGAAATTTCAAAAAAATTAATTATAGCTTTAGGGGGGAGAAAAAATATTGAAAATTTAGATGCCTGTATTACTAGAATTAGAATAACAGTAATTGATATAAATCAAGTTAATGTAAAAAAAATAAAAGAAACAGGCTCTGCAGGAGTAATTATATCTGGAGTAGGAATACAGATAGTTTTTGGAACAAAATCTGATCAAATAAAAATTAAAATGGAAAAATATATGAAAAATCAATAA
- a CDS encoding HIT domain-containing protein, with the protein MKKKTNKYNIFQKIIKKEIKSKIIYQNDNLTAFEDINPKAPIHILIIPNKKIKNINQINIENKNIIIEMIFIAVKIAKKKKIEKKGYRLVINCNKDGGQEIPYLHIHLLGGRKLGSIG; encoded by the coding sequence ATGAAAAAAAAAACAAATAAATATAATATATTTCAAAAAATTATTAAAAAAGAAATTAAGTCAAAAATTATTTATCAGAACGATAATCTAACAGCATTTGAAGATATAAATCCAAAAGCACCAATACATATTTTAATAATTCCAAATAAAAAAATAAAAAACATTAATCAAATTAATATTGAAAATAAAAATATTATCATAGAAATGATATTTATTGCTGTAAAAATTGCAAAAAAAAAAAAAATAGAAAAAAAAGGTTATCGGTTAGTAATAAATTGTAACAAAGATGGTGGTCAAGAAATACCTTACTTACATATTCATCTTTTAGGAGGTAGAAAATTAGGATCAATAGGATAA
- a CDS encoding porin, translated as MKNYNFLTLFFFVLLPFNFSESSVLYNNKGDKLEINTQIRKNQDVSYSKKKCFIYLNKDKENVSVSVFAKKKITQDLSSYGYIYYISDLNELKSFFFNSKFKKNDFGYFGIRSRNFGEIEYSRNNGVMHDLIYLLKKNNINKNNINLDHKIFLDKKNYILTYRTNNSYFSPKFLNFSLEFRGNPLYSSFSTKKHEKELSGIGYSIVYNNKKNNSGFSAVLSYFLKDRPKFSIEDKKGKLTSSFGLSTKYDFKKSYIILILGTNKNIVINKNNNTFLKNDGLIQLVSGYNFDKNFSALVSFSNLQGNELLVSNKNIHPKKEKFSSNNKFRILADYSFNKNLDAYLDYTINLLKIDNDLFGIKQKIYKNNFLGLGLKYNF; from the coding sequence ATGAAGAATTATAATTTTTTAACATTATTTTTTTTTGTATTGTTACCTTTTAATTTTTCAGAGTCTTCAGTGTTATATAATAATAAAGGTGATAAACTAGAGATTAATACTCAAATTAGAAAAAATCAAGATGTTTCTTATTCAAAAAAAAAATGTTTTATATATTTAAATAAAGATAAAGAAAATGTTTCAGTTTCTGTTTTTGCTAAGAAAAAAATAACTCAGGATTTATCTAGTTATGGTTATATTTACTATATTTCTGATTTAAATGAATTAAAATCTTTCTTTTTTAATTCTAAATTTAAAAAAAATGATTTTGGTTATTTTGGAATACGTTCTAGAAATTTTGGAGAAATTGAATATAGTCGTAATAATGGAGTTATGCATGATTTAATATATTTATTAAAAAAAAATAATATTAATAAAAATAATATAAATTTAGATCATAAAATTTTTTTAGATAAAAAAAACTATATCCTTACGTATCGAACAAATAATTCTTATTTCTCTCCTAAATTTTTAAATTTTTCTTTAGAATTTCGAGGTAATCCTTTATATTCTAGTTTTTCTACAAAAAAACATGAAAAAGAACTAAGTGGTATAGGTTATTCAATAGTTTATAATAATAAAAAAAATAATTCAGGTTTTTCTGCAGTTTTATCTTATTTTTTAAAAGATCGTCCTAAATTTAGTATAGAAGATAAAAAAGGTAAATTAACTAGTTCTTTTGGGTTGTCTACAAAATATGATTTTAAAAAATCTTATATAATACTTATTCTTGGAACAAATAAGAATATTGTAATTAATAAAAATAACAATACATTTTTGAAAAATGATGGATTAATCCAATTAGTATCAGGATATAATTTTGATAAAAACTTTAGTGCATTGGTTTCTTTTTCTAACTTACAGGGAAATGAATTATTAGTTTCAAATAAAAATATTCATCCAAAAAAAGAAAAATTTAGTTCTAATAATAAGTTTAGAATTTTAGCTGATTATAGTTTTAATAAAAATTTAGATGCTTACCTTGACTATACAATAAATTTATTGAAAATAGACAATGACTTATTTGGAATTAAACAAAAAATTTATAAAAATAATTTTTTAGGATTAGGTTTAAAATATAATTTTTAA